One Gossypium hirsutum isolate 1008001.06 chromosome A08, Gossypium_hirsutum_v2.1, whole genome shotgun sequence genomic window, accaaaattaaaatttgactatttttatataattaaaaagtaCAAGGGCCAACATTGAAAATTCATCATTGTTGCTAAGAatgtaaaaggaaaaagaaaaccaaGGCAGGCATATAGTAGTATAGATAAGATCTATTAGTTGACATAAAAAACAGAAATTGGCAAACAATACCCAGAAAATATTAGTTAAGTGTAGTTTTAAGCATCAACAAATCAGAGTGGCGCAGCGGAAGCGTGGTGGGCCCATAACCCACAGGTCCCAGGAtcgaaacctggctctgatataTCATTTTTGGGTCACAAAGTGGGCTATTTTATATTAAGTACTGATTTTGGGCGGAGAAAATTGATGTGGAccatccattttcatattttttttgggCCTATAATATTTATTCTCTTCCTTTTGAATGTATACTTATAAATTCACATGGATAAAAAATATTATAGGAAAACAGAAAAAAAGTATtttctgaaaataaaattttataaaatatataattaaattaaaaatgaaaaaatttattttttaaaaataatcagaattaaaaaatatataaaaaatatataaatatctatTCTATTTTTGTCATATTGGGAGTGTTTGGGCCTTTACATTTTCACATAGCCTATTCTTTTTTATTCTTGGTCATTATCAACATTCTGATTAAGAGATGAGTTAAGCCTATGTGGCGCTTTTAAGTGTGAGCTTCCCAATTTATTTATGTCAGGTTTGATATTGCGATATTGAGTTTGAAATGTTAATATTTAGCATATTCTTTTCTCCACCTTCTCAATATTTTATTAGTCACctttaagaataaaattttatatttttagtgtttaatttaacaaaaatatattaataaaataaaaaatttaaaaagttaactACATAACtataacaataacaaaaatacTCTAAATCACTCCAAACTTGATTGAAATATaagcttaaaaataataaagtaactCTATACCCTAAAGTTATCAGTGGCATATTTCCCCCTTTAATCAATCACTTTTTCCGGAGTTAGAATCGTTGTTGATGCCTTTACCATAGCAGTGATGTCTTCACCTTGGCGGAGTTTCTTTTCACAACGCCGCTAATGTCATTATATTAGAGATGTTTTGTTTCCGACCGTCACAAAATGTTTAGCATAGTGGCATTTTGCATGTAAACACCACTAATTTCCACCGGTATACCCCTAATTTGCTATAGTATGTAACAAGCATGGGGTGAGCTTGAAAATCAAAACCCTACCTACATAAATCACAATCAAAACCCTACCAGTATCAAATATAACATTATGTGAAATATAAAAGCATGGAGAAAGCATGAGAACGGATAGAATTATGTACGAACCCTTCTTCTGCTTCCTGCTTTGGATTTTTTGTTTGTCTCTGTTTAAGGGGCAGAAAGAAACTTGTAATTTGATGGCTAGATTATTATACCTTTGATGCAATGAATTCCATGACGTGAAAGAAGAATGAAGGTTGTTTGATGTCTAAAAATggcgtttttaagaaaaataaggTTGTTTGTAATAACATATACATGTTATTATAGGTGTAATACTTGACTCTCTATAAcctgtaaaatattaaaaaaataaattgaactgTTATAGAAAGAATTGACTATAAAGCCAGAttgaatattattaaaatattagtagattaaatgatatgtcaaATCCATatgctaataataataacaataggtTGAGAATAGTAGCGTTAAAGTCTTATATCGGTAAAGGTACTATAAAGACATTTGTATTAGATGTTAGATTGCGTTTTgtctcatttatttaaaaaatagaaaattagtcTTTCTACATTAggttaaagagtaaattgatcttcttcttttttttttcttttttgttaaagatttcatccatttctactattaaaaccTAGCGTGGCTGATGGGATAACTGAACAATTACACTACGTGCACCTCAAGCTACAAGGAAGACTAATTTTTAACAttagaaatggatgaaaattttaatagaaggTTGTTGATGGAATAACTTGACAATTACATGTCTGCTATATGCACCTCATGCTAATATATAATGactaatttttaacagaatgaattaatttattatttttttaataaatagtcaaaatacaatctaactcttaatatatAAGTTTCCATAATAGTTTTACCTCTTAACATCCCTccttaattagtaattaaaaataataccaGAAttgtaattctttttaaaaaaaattactcttGTACTTTTTCTCATgaagttcttttatttttctttaccattttcatttttatttatcaataatCGATAAgataattttgtatttttcttatatttttaattattttgtaggtCTACATGAATGCTAAAGGACAGAAATTGCACACAATGGTTTCTATGTTGCCccaaattatatagtttaataaaattttgcCTCGAGTAGGTTTCAGCAAATCAGAGTGGCGCAGCGGAAGCGTGGTGGGCCCATAACCCACAGGTCCCAGGAtcgaaacctggctctgatatttctcatattaatgttagggtatttttgtaattctATCTCATGATGTGGGCCATTTTATATTCAGTACTGTTGGGCCGAGATCCATTGATGTGGGCCTTCCATTTTCATATCTGTTTTGGGTCTATAATATTTATTCTCTCCTTTTTGAATATACTCAAATTTTGCTATATTAtagtaccaaaaaaaaaaaaagtaacataaataatTTGTTACTTAACGaagaattattaatatataaatatgtatgaagattaaaaaaaaataacgAGAAAATTATGAAAgcctattttactttttttttaaattataatactTATGTAAGTTTATTGTTATTATAGTGTTTATTTCttatgcttttgttttatttttatttttattttttaaacgagttgatttatttattaaaaaactaCTGAGTTGATTTTATATGGTTCATGAATCAACTTAGCCAATGATTTTATACATGGTAAGGCTTAATATACTTTTTAATTTCTATTCAATAAAgggatttatcattttttttactctTCAATATTTAAACATCATATCGATTAAATTTAGAGTCGAATCATATTGaatttatctaaaaataataaactcTCCCAAATCCAAACGCTTTTTTTTTACTCATAAAGCTCGAACTCAAAATCTTAGATAAAAAACATTAAACTTCTTGCTACTCAAAACctattgtttctttattatttaaatttttagtttaaatattaattcccaagataatttattaaaacttaaacctaaagtttaatttgtttaaaaaagaGAGCATAATAGAATAATAGTTTATGTGTCCTCTCTCAAACCAAAACCAAGAAAATGGCACCAACTTTTAAATTGTACCAATTATGTCACATCAAATACTTTAAGaagaaataaataagataaaaacgaGAAGATTTTAATGTATATAAGTAGATGCGCTATACatcttataaaatatattttttgaaaagaaaataatgattCCATGTTAAGTGGTATTAGAACGAGTCTTTATTATCCAATAAATCAACCTTAACAAAGGAGATCATGACAAGAACATTACAAGATTAGACGAAAGATTATTACCCAATTTATGCCGAACACCCCAACAGATGGGCAATTAAGGATGGACTGATCGCGATGGAGCTTGTGCTCGTCACAAAATTAGGTGGGAGAATTTCACACAAGTGCGTTACATTTCATACCAAACATCGAGCTCTCCTCTTTTTATTCGCTTCTTCCTCCTCTCCTCACCTATACATCCATCTCCTTTCCCTCCCgtattatttttctcattttagttTATAAGAATTTATAagagttttttaatttattaatttatttgtcccaatttcaaacatataaatattaaaaaagtcaAGACTTCACAAGAAATAAAATCCCACACACAATTACAATTAAAATAGTAGCAAATTACATATTTGGAAAATTCATTAGAGTGTAAAATCAAAGCTCCACTTAATGAAATTTCCATCTTTGAGAAAAAAGCTATAATTTTGAGTACCTTAGAGTTTATGTAGAATCAAATGAGCACCATGTTGAGGACGAAGAGTAATTACGGTGATGGGAGAGTAAGCATATGAAGGTGAAAGCTCGAACCGAAATCGTTTTAGAATCATCGCAAGCGCCATTTTTGCTTCCATCAGAGCAAAGTTCTGCCCAATGCAGATCCTTGGACCCCCTCCGAAAGGGAAAAACGCAAGTTGATTACTCTTTGTCGCTTTCGAAACACCTTCCGCAAACCTCTCGGGTCTAAATTCATGCGCGTCGTCACCCCAAATTTCTTGATCGTGGTGAATGAGGAGGACCGGAATCGAAATTACCGCTCCGGCAGGTAACAATAGTTTCCCAAGCTTCATATCCTTTGCCATGGACCGTCCTAGCATAACAACCGGCGGATACAACCGAAGAACCTCGTTCAAGATCATTGTCATCTGTTGCATTGGATTCATTAGAAAAATGTGACAAAGTAGCTTAGCATAGCCAAGGATTCATATAATAATACTTTCAAGAATCGGACTTACGACTTTGAGATGACTAAGACCATCAGGATCTGGTTTACCGTCACTGAAAACTTGGAAAACTTCTTCTCTTGCCTTTGTCTGCCAATCCGGGTTCCATGCAAGCAACACCATCGTCCAAACCAGCAAAACTGATGTGGTCTCTTGGCCAGCAATGTAGAATAGCTTGCACTCGTCAACCACATCTTGGATCTCTTTAAAGTTGGATTCAACAAGTATGCCTAATAAGTCATCATTTTTCACTTCACCGGCTTTAACTGCTTTCTCTCGGTTCTTTACCAATTCCCTAAGTgaatcttttatttctttgtccATCAACTTCAGCTTCTTGTTCGTCTTAGTCGGTAAAAACCTTCGGCCACACAATTATCGAATATAACTTTTAGCGTCTCTAAGGTGATTATATGAACTAATTGAGTTAAACTCGGACAAATTCAATGGCAATTATCGATAGAAAGCAACCTAAATACTAATGACTTGATTAAATCTTTGCATAACTTATCCCTTGAACTCGAAAAAGTGACTAATTTTACCTCCATCCCGGAACATAAAGCGACTGAACCGTTTCGGTGAGAAGATTAGTTTGCTCATCCAATAACAGGAAAATCCGTCTTCCTTCTTCGTAGCTCCCAAAAGCCGCTCGAGAAATCACGTCTCGTGTCAAGTTTACCAAACAAGGCCACACATCGACCTCGCTCGACCCGTTTACAGAGACTGCCTCCTCCCATTTCTCGATCATCTCGGTGCAACATTCGTAGAATGCCGGCAACATGTTCTGCAATAAATATTACCAAGCTAATAACACATGTAGTTGAAACTATTTCATAACCTAATTTCACAACATTTTCTGGTGTAATGCTCATAAACACTATCACCAGGCACGACACTCAAACAAAATAATAAACCTTCAATCAACTTAATCATTAGGTAGATATCAATTCAAATCTAACACGtaaatcaaattataaacattatCACATCAATAAGCTCTTACAATAAGGATGAAATTAGAGGGGACAAGCAGGGACTATGGccccaaaaataaaaaagtactCATTTAATCCCTTGagtatttacaaaattttaagttaatttaatagtaaaattattttccGGCCCcttcttaaatttaaaatttaattatgccCTTTTCGAAAACAAAAAAGATATAGTTTAATCTcttaaaaagtgtaaaattttacattaatacaatgacaaaattatatgtttagctcactcaaaaatttataatttaaatttaaccccTCCAAAATAATTCTGACTTCATCCTACTTTCAACCAACTTAATCATTAGCTTGAACATTACATATCAATTTCAATCTAACagctaaatgaatttataaatattatcgTATCAATCAACTCTTTCGGTCAACCTGATCATTAGCTTGATTAGCAAATATCAACTCAAAACTAACACCTCAAATTATAAACATGTGTATCTATCGCATAAAGAGCTCcgacataaaaataaacaaagcaAATACCTTCAATTTATCCAGATGAAATGAAGGGGTAATAATCTTCCTATGCTTAGCCCACCGTTCTCCCTCTAGGGTTAAAATCCCACTAAAAAGCAAGGTAATAAGTGGGTTAATCTTAGGCTTTTGAAACTCATTGAATTTGTTAAATATCTCTCttattgttgcgcggaagcgtgtgaaagagtaaaattattgtactgaaaaatcacactaagttcaattcccaggaaagagaggtggatcacgatgatcacttaagtaccaagtctttcctagccagaatatccctctatcgtaatttaatagcacaataaatcattacaatcaaattcacaaaatatgaacaataaatagtaaagaacaccagaattttaacgaggttcggcaaatcttgcctacgtcctcgggcactaccaaatatatttcactccaaaaatacaagtgaaactttacaaatagggagagagaacaattgccttaagtagagaatggcaagtgtgggatgatgagaatgagcaatggttggcctatttatagttgagattcaagggccacattgcaaagtcactattcacttagggaccaaaaattgctattttcccatgcccaacactaaataaatatttggtgcccataactttgacctttccaaggtatgggtaggtatgggaaaggtatgggcaaggtatgggatatattctaataatctccaccttgaagatttgattaggataatcttatcttcacacaattctttttgcctttgacaacaatacttgatagtgccttcttcgactgttaaacttgcaggatattgatcaagttcaaacaatgttcgaacttggttgctgttaccaccttggtcatcatatctgcgggattatctgcagtcttgatcttctgaagacaaattttcccctcttcaataatttcccgcacaaaatggaatcgtacgttgatatgttttgtacgtgcatgatagacttgattctttgctaaatgaatagcactttgactatcacaatacacgttaatatgctcttgaaccaaccccaaggttttagccataccttgtaaccaaatagcctcctttacagcctctgttacagccatgtactcggcttctgtggttgacaacgcaactgtagactgtagtgtagacttccaacttattggtcctccagcaagtgtaaacacataaccggtggttgatcttcgcttgtccaaatcaccggcatagtcagaatcaacgtacccaataacacctttaccaagtgtattatcctgcttgaacagtaatccaacatccacggtcttctgaatataccgtagaatccatttcacagcttgccaatgtccttttccaggattatgcatatacctgctcactatactaactgcctgtgaaatgtcgggtcttgtacacaccattgcatacatcaagctacccactacattagaatacggaacttgcaacatgtattctcgttccgtattcgtcgaaggagatagttgtgcagaaagcttgaaatgagaagccaacggggtacttacaggtttggtctgctcgttcatgccaaactgctgtagtactttcttcaaatactgcttctgagacaagctaactctgccatgagctctatctctacatatttccatgccgagaatctttttagcttctcctagatctttcatctcaaactcgagattgagttgagtcttcaatctttcaatctcaactttgctcttagatgctattagcatatcatcaacatataagagcaagtatatgaaagttccttcttgtagcttctgaaaatacacgcaatgatcaaatttacttcttgtgtacctttgccctttcatgaactgatcaaatcgcttgtaccactgcctcggagattgcttcaatccataaagcgactttgtcagtttgcaaatccaattttcttttccagcaaccttgaatccatctggctgagtcatatatatttcctcttccaaatcaccgtgtaaaaacgcggtcttcacatcaagctgaactagttcaagatcatattgcgcaaccaaggctagcaaaatccgaatagacgaatgcttcacaactggagaaaacacttcattgtagtctagtccttctttctgagcgtaaccctttgctaccaatctagccttgtatcgaatttcatttttaccaggaaatccttccttctttgcatatacccatttgcatccaattgccttctttcccttgggcagtctcaccaactcccaagtcctatttttatgaagagactgcatttcttcattcatagcttgcttccactttacaccatcagagttacttattgcttctgtgtaagtggaaggaacatcatcatctgcaattggaagtgcataggccaccatatcgtcaaagcgagcaggcttacgaatctctcttcttggcctcctatatgcaattgaatcttgttgctgtagaagttcttgggtcgaaacttcttcatcatttgttctttcaatattagctggatcatcattaaccttttcaaactccacctgctgcaaagtactactggttttgtcatccttttgtgaatccttgttcttcatcatggttgattcatcaaaagttacatctctactgaaaacaatcttccttgtatcaggacaccagagacggtatccttttacaccaccagttatacccatgaataatgctttctttgctcttgggtctaacttagattcttttacatgataatatgcagtggaaccaaaaacatgtaaagaatcataatcagtagcaggtttaccagtccacatctccataggagttttccatttattgcagctgatggcaatcggttaattagatggcacgcatatgtaactgcctcagcccaaattccttgcccaatccagcattggacaacatacatcgaactttctccagtatagtccgattcatgcgttctgccaccccattctgctgtggtgtatcccgaacagtgaagtgtcgcacaatgccctcatcttgNNNNNNNNNNNNNNNNNNNNNNNNNNNNNNNNNNNNNNNNNNNNNNNNNNNNNNNNNNNNNNNNNNNNNNNNNNNNNNNNNNNNNNNNNNNNNNNNNNNNNNNNNNNNNNNNNNNNNNNNNNNNNNNNNNNNNNNNNNNNNNNNNNNNNNNNNNNNNNNNNNNNNNNNNNNNNNNNNNNNNNNNNNNNNNNNNNNNNNNNNNNNNNNNNNNNNNNNNNNNNNNNNNNNNNNNNNNNNNNNNNNNNNNNNNNNNNNNNNNNNNNNNNNNNNNNNNNNNNNNNNNNNNNNNNNNNNNNNNNNNNNNNNNNNNNNNNNNNNNNNNNNNNNNNNNNNNNNNNNNNNNNNNNNNNNNNNNNNNNNNNNNNNNNNNNNNNNNNNNNNNNNNNNNNNNNNNNNNNNNNNNNNNNNNNNNNNNNNNNNNNNNNNNNNNNNNNNNNNNNNNNNNNNNNNNNNNNNNNNNNNNNNNNNNNNNNNNNNNNNNNNNNNNNNNNNNNNNNNNNtcgagttgagtcttcaatctttcatctcaactttgctcttaatgctattagcatatcatcaacatataagagcaagtatatgaaagttccttcttgtagcttctgaaaatacacgcaatgatcaaatttacttcttgtgtacctttgccctttcatgaactgatcaaatcgcttgtaccactgcctcggagattgcttcaatccataaagcgactttgtcagtttgcaaatccaattttcttttccagcaaccttgaatccatctggctgagtcatatatatttcctcttccaaatcaccgtgtaaaaacgcggtcttcacatcaagctgaactagttcaagatcatattgcgcaaccaaggctagcaaaatccgaatagacgaatgcttcacaactggagaaaacacttcattgtagtctagtccttctttctgagcgtaaccctttgctaccaatctagccttgtatcgaatttcatttttaccaggaaatccttccttctttgcatatacccatttgcatccaattgccttctttcccttgggcagtctcaccaactcccaagtcctatttttatgaagagactgcatttcttcattcatagcttgcttccactttacaccatcagagttacttattgcttctgtgtaagtggaaggaacatcatcatctgcaattggaagtgcataggccaccatatcgtcaaagcgagcaggctacgaatctctcttcttggcctcctatatgcaattgaatcttgttgctgtagaagttcttgggtcgaaacttcttcatcatttgttctttcaatattagctggatcatcattaaccttttcaaactccacctgctgcaaagtactactggttttgtcatccttttgtgaatccttgttcttcatcatggttgattcatcaaaagttacatctctactgaaaacaatcttccttgtatcaggacaccagagacggtatccttttacaccaccagttatacccatgaataatgctttctttgctcttgggtctaacttagattcttttacatgataatatgcagtggaaccaaaaacatgtaaagaatcataatcagtagcaggtttaccagtccacatctccataggagtttttccatttattgcagctgatggcaatcggttaattagatggcacgcatatgtaactgcctcagcccaaaattccttgcccaatccagcattggacaacatacatcgaactttctccagtatagtccgattcatgcgttctgccaccccattctgctgtggtgtatcccgaacagtgaagtgtcgcacaatgccctcatcttggcatacttgtagaaatggatcgtttttgtactcagtaccattatctgatcgaagtcgtttgacctttcgaccagtctgagtctccaccatcttcttccatttcagaaatgcatccaaaacttcactttttcttttcattagatacacccatacttttcttgaataatcatcaaaaaaagtaacaaaatagtgcatacctcccaaagaagctactttggtaggtccccacacatcactgtgaacgtagtccagaattcctttcgtattgtgaattgctggaccaaattttaccctcttctgcttgcccagaacacaatgttcacagaattccaatttgcaagaatttgcacctttcaacaaaccttgcttcgccaaagtctgcaaagctttttcaccagcatgtcccaatcgcctatgccataacctggtagcctctgaatctgcatctttcgcagaagctgttgatgttgatccaataactgtacttccatttaaatagtacaagttttttcttctagtgcctttcatcaccgtcaataccccagctactacctttagtaatccatctctcaaagtgattgtgaaccctttagattctagggcccctaatgagatgagatttttcttcaagctgggtacatagcgaacatctgtcagaacttggattgagccgtcatggttcttcaatttgattgtacctacacccattgtcttacaggcactatcattgcccataaaaacaactccaccttctagttcttcaagactagaaaaccagtccttattaggacacatatggtaagtacatcccgaatccaatatccactcatccgtttgacatgccattgccatgccaaccaagctaaagtctgactcctcatcatgctccgctacacatgcattagaaatagacttgcccttttgtaacttaggacaattctttttccaatgccctttctcacgacaaaaggcacattcatctttgacgggtctccctttggacttaccccttctaccaggtttgctgttgtgtgaacgacctcttactgttaagacttctgcggttgtatctctgtgatctcttttatctttctttcgagtctcagatctatacaacgcactacagactgcatcaaatgtgatcgtgtccttcccatgaagcaatgtggtggtaagatgatcatattcatcaggaagggaattcaacaataataatgccttgtcttcatcttcaaatttctcatccaaatttagcaagtctgctaaattttattgaatgagttcacatggtcattcatcgacataccgggtgcatacgtgaatcgatgaagtttctttttcatataaagcctattttcaagacttttcgttagaaacttttcttccaatgtatcccacagcttcttcgctgatgtctccctcatgacggagtacttctgctctttggcc contains:
- the LOC107907763 gene encoding cytochrome P450 CYP72A219, with amino-acid sequence MEDPLVIIKPFLSLLAVGVLILCGWKILNWAWLTPKKLEKCLRQQGFNGNSYRLLFGEIKEMFTMTRQARSRPMSLTDDIAPYVIPYYHHTVTNYGKNSIRWFGPSPRVTIMDPELISEIFNKFNEFQKPKINPLITLLFSGILTLEGERWAKHRKIITPSFHLDKLKNMLPAFYECCTEMIEKWEEAVSVNGSSEVDVWPCLVNLTRDVISRAAFGSYEEGRRIFLLLDEQTNLLTETVQSLYVPGWRFLPTKTNKKLKLMDKEIKDSLRELVKNREKAVKAGEVKNDDLLGILVESNFKEIQDVVDECKLFYIAGQETTSVLLVWTMVLLAWNPDWQTKAREEVFQVFSDGKPDPDGLSHLKVMTMILNEVLRLYPPVVMLGRSMAKDMKLGKLLLPAGAVISIPVLLIHHDQEIWGDDAHEFRPERFAEGVSKATKSNQLAFFPFGGGPRICIGQNFALMEAKMALAMILKRFRFELSPSYAYSPITVITLRPQHGAHLILHKL